A window of Salmo trutta chromosome 31, fSalTru1.1, whole genome shotgun sequence contains these coding sequences:
- the LOC115170177 gene encoding dermatan-sulfate epimerase-like protein: MAGKCAGRSMVLFSLLAVVVSFSGITDGLGKNNIDDELEKITFQGDGSTNEHPENWPAKLHPNLYFHQVDIRLLQQRSATTHRHIFKVIRLAVGTMLAYTALYLPPVKHEEFSSKWNEIYGNNLPSLALYCLLCPKDTAAHQFLMRYMDQMAVYPNWTVTSAPNDEVPMAHSLTGFATAYDFIYPLLDTSRKARYMKKIRAATEELYELSKHRGWGKQFLQNHQTTNILAILTGALVVGAHSDPETMMWKQVAVNYMEKTMFLLSHVVDGSLDEGVAYGSYTAKSITQYVFLARRHFDIDNTQNNWLRAHFWFYHSTLLPGFQRTVGIADSNYNWFYGPESQLVFLDAFVLRDGTGNWLAQQIRKHRPKDGPMEQSAAQRWATLHTEFLWYDSELSKQPPAGFGKAVLHMFSNWGVVTYGAGLSYGQGNTFVSFKSGKLGGRAVYDIVHSKPYSWLEGWSNFNPGHEHPDQNSFTFAPNGQVFVSEALYGPKYSYLNNVLTFAPSPTSKCNQPWEGQLGECGKWLRWAEPEVGNTAGEVIVAASHGDSLFVSGEAASAYSSVMGLKSVYRALVLLNSQTLLVFDHVEKSKESPLSVLSAFFHNLDIDFKYVPHRALDRYNGALMDVWDAHYQMFWFDSQGTSPVARIQEAEQAAEFKKRCTQFVNVTIPMEGTVTRVAYLMHSPNVKISNCRFIDNSKNGVRLSVVVNGTESIVSIVTNYNDIGARYSYLGFGGYAKMQSRHQIIHFGLGVQTVTEQNTVDPVYDFGFMVNIVGGLTLCLATGFLILQRTFYFCFRKITRYTLTFVLLLWVVEFLFVSNSCDWLVCVQSVSDLPPNPLPTVVVTSLPGSGAEVLKPLFYNSSDFVYLQVPTEHLVIPDTEFNFDPLVDACVWSRLDAERGHYKAIQGWIHSLVYNPRLHLQNIRLHNEGSWNEIGGELPGKRRKPIRRQSGSTKPRGSSDRDGEYVQELRRHMERYPNARPVLSLSSGSWTLKLPFFQEVVGHSFRAVHVVRDPRAWIYLMLYNSEPSLYSRKNVQKHVAAIFKQERNGGRSKCTVGFTPEFLTLHSVLSDPEMEPVLLLAHLWLAHTTTALQVNGDLTASYLHVKFEDIVQYPEETAGKIHTFIGVPVAPAALNQLMFATSTNLYNLVYEGDISPVSINVWRKKMPIHEIRMIEDTCLTVMERLGYSRYLS, encoded by the coding sequence ATGGCTGGAAAATGCGCAGGACGGTCTATGGTTTTATTCTCACTCTTGGCCGTTGTAGTTTCCTTCTCAGGAATTACTGACGGTTTAGGCAAAAATAATATTGATGATGAGTTGGAGAAAATCACATTTCAAGGAGATGGAAGCACCAATGAGCATCCGGAAAACTGGCCGGCGAAACTTCACCCTAACCTGTATTTTCACCAGGTGGACATACGTTTACTGCAGCAGAGATCTGCCACGACGCACAGACATATTTTTAAAGTTATCCGGCTTGCTGTTGGGACAATGCTTGCCTATACTGCACTCTATCTACCCCCGGTTAAGCATGAGGAATTTTCCAGCAAATGGAATGAAATTTACGGCAACaatctcccctctctcgctctgtactGTTTGCTCTGCCCCAAAGATACAGCTGCCCATCAATTCTTAATGAGATACATGGACCAGATGGCAGTGTACCCTAACTGGACAGTGACCAGCGCCCCCAACGACGAGGTTCCCATGGCTCACTCCCTCACAGGATTTGCCACAGCCTATGACTTCATCTACCCTCTCCTGGACACATCGCGAAAGGCACGCTACATGAAGAAAATACGTGCCGCCACAGAGGAGCTGTACGAACTCTCCAAACACAGGGGATGGGGGAAGCAGTTTTTACAGAATCATCAGACTACCAACATCTTAGCCATCCTGACCGGCGCCCTCGTGGTGGGAGCACACAGTGACCCGGAGACAATGATGTGGAAGCAGGTGGCCGTTAACTACATGGAAAAGACCATGTTCCTCCTCAGTCACGTAGTGGATGGCTCGCTAGACGAGGGTGTGGCCTATGGGAGCTACACCGCAAAGTCCATCACTCAGTATGTTTTCCTGGCGCGTCGCCACTTCGACATCGACAACACCCAGAACAACTGGTTGCGGGCGCACTTCTGGTTCTACCACTCCACACTTCTGCCAGGTTTCCAGAGGACAGTGGGCATCGCTGACTCCAACTACAACTGGTTCTACGGACCGGAGAGTCAGCTGGTGTTCCTCGATGCATTTGTGCTCCGGGACGGCACCGGAAACTGGCTGGCCCAGCAGATCAGGAAACATCGTCCCAAAGATGGCCCCATGGAGCAGTCGGCAGCCCAGCGCTGGGCCACCTTACACACTGAGTTTCTGTGGTATGACAGTGAGCTCTCCAAGCAACCACCAGCCGGGTTTGGCAAAGCAGTACTGCACATGTTCTCAAACTGGGGTGTGGTGACTTACGGGGCTGGTTTATCATACGGTCAAGGCAACACATTTGTCTCCTTCAAATCGGGGAAGCTGGGCGGTAGGGCGGTGTATGATATCGTCCATTCCAAGCCCTACTCCTGGCTGGAGGGCTGGAGCAATTTCAATCCGGGCCATGAGCACCCAGATCAGAATTCCTTCACCTTTGCCCCTAATGGACAGGTATTTGTTTCAGAGGCACTGTACGGCCCCAAATACAGCTACCTCAACAATGTCTTGACGTTCGCCCCGTCTCCCACAAGCAAGTGCAATCAGCCCTGGGAGGGCCAGCTTGGAGAGTGCGGCAAGTGGCTGCGGTGGGCGGAGCCTGAGGTCGGCAACACAGCCGGTGAGGTCATTGTAGCTGCATCCCACGGGGACTCTCTGTTCGTTAGTGGAGAAGCGGCGTCGGCCTACTCCTCTGTGATGGGGCTGAAGAGCGTATACCGTGCTCTTGTCTTGCTCAACTCTCAGACTCTGCTGGTGTTTGACCATGTGGAAAAAAGCAAGGAGTCTCCGTTGAGTGTTCTGAGTGCTTTCTTTCACAACTTGGACATTGATTTTAAATATGTCCCTCACAGGGCTTTAGACAGGTACAATGGGGCACTGATGGACGTTTGGGATGCTCACTACCAAATGTTTTGGTTTGACAGTCAGGGGACTAGTCCAGTGGCGAGAATACAGGAGGCAGAGCAGGCTGCTGAGTTTAAGAAACGATGCACCCAGTTTGTCAACGTGACCATTCCAATGGAGGGCACGGTCACCAGAGTGGCCTATTTGATGCACAGTCCCAATGTCAAAATCTCCAACTGCAGATTCATCGACAATAGTAAAAATGGAGTACGACTCTCTGTTGTCGTCAACGGCACAGAATCCATTGTGTCCATCGTAACAAACTACAATGACATTGGTGCCAGATATAGCTACTTGGGCTTTGGGGGATATGCAAAGATGCAAAGCAGACATCAGATAATCCACTTTGGTCTGGGAGTTCAAACGGTGACTGAACAAAACACTGTGGATCCAGTCTATGACTTTGGGTTTATGGTTAATATAGTGGGAGGGCTGACACTGTGTCTCGCCACTGGGTTTTTAATCCTGCAACGCACGTTTTATTTCTGCTTCCGCAAGATTACGCGCTATACTTTAACGTTTGTTCTCCTGCTGTGGGTTGTTGAGTTTCTGTTTGTCTCCAATAGCTGTGATTGGCTTGTCTGTGTCCAATCAGTGTCCGATCTGCCCCCGAACCCTCTCCCCACAGTCGTCGTTACATCCCTGCCAGGGTCTGGGGCTGAAGTTCTCAAGCCCCTTTTCTATAACAGCTCTGACTTTGTTTATCTCCAAGTCCCCACAGAGCACCTAGTCATTCCGGACACCGAGTTCAACTTTGACCCCCTGGTGGATGCCTGCGTGTGGTCCAGACTAGATGCGGAAAGAGGTCACTACAAGGCCATCCAGGGCTGGATCCATTCCTTGGTCTATAACCCTAGACTTCACCTGCAGAACATTCGGTTGCACAACGAGGGCAGCTGGAATGAGATTGGGGGCGAGCTTCCTGGCAAGAGGAGGAAGCCAATTCGTAGGCAGTCGGGGTCTACGAAACCGAGGGGGAGTTCAGATAGAGATGGGGAGTATGTTCAGGAGCTAAGGCGGCACATGGAGAGGTACCCTAATGCCCGCCCTGTCCTCAGCCTGAGCAGCGGGAGCTGGACCCTGAAACTCCCGTTTTTCCAAGAGGTCGTCGGTCACTCATTTCGGGCGGTGCACGTGGTGCGAGATCCTCGTGCTTGGATTTACCTTATGCTCTACAACAGCGAGCCAAGCCTCTACTCTCGCAAGAATGTGCAAAAACATGTTGCCGCAATTTTTAAGCAAGAAAGGAACGGCGGGAGAAGCAAGTGTACAGTAGGGTTCACCCCGGAATTCTTGACATTGCACAGCgtcctctctgatccagagatgGAGCCGGTGCTGCTACTTGCCCATCTGTGGCTGGCCCACACAACCACGGCACTCCAGGTCAACGGCGACCTCACCGCCTCTTACCTCCATGTGAAATTTGAGGACATTGTGCAATATCCTGAGGAGACAGCAGGAAAGATACACACGTTTATCGGGGTTCCCGTGGCCCCAGCTGCCCTCAACCAGCTCATGTTCGCCACCTCCACCAACCTGTACAACCTGGTGTACGAGGGAGACATATCGCCAGTCAGCATcaatgtgtggagaaaaaaaatgccCATCCACGAGATCAGAATGATAGAGGACACATGCTTAACGGTTATGGAGAGGCTTGGGTACTCAAGGTACTTAAGTTAA